The following are encoded in a window of Ictalurus punctatus breed USDA103 chromosome 13, Coco_2.0, whole genome shotgun sequence genomic DNA:
- the qrfprb gene encoding pyroglutamylated RF-amide peptide receptor, which yields MTTSTDMVSMKITPEVLQELLRYYNLSRQEFIHTYNIRPLVYVPELPAGAKAMFVIMYTLIFMLALVGNSLVVCVVVRKGSSQSATNIFICSLAISDLLITFFCIPFTLLQNISAQWLGGVLVCKTVPFVQTTAIVTGILTMTCIAVERYQGIVHPLKMKRQYTPQRAYRMLGLVWLISVMVGSPMLFVQQLEVKYDFLYENHHVCCQELWSSELQRKSYTTFIMVALFVLPLAAMLFLYTRISIELWIRKRVGDAFVLHTINHTQINKICRKKKRAVKMMITVVLLFTICWAPFHTVHMLFEYNNLEHKYDEVTLNMILAVVQAIGFSNSFNNPIVYAFMNESFKKSCVSAVSSILRRMRVHNVRVHFTKPRHATSANANTNSLELHDQTS from the exons ATGACTACGTCCACAGACATGGTGAGTATGAAGATCACGCCTGAGGTCCTGCAGGAGCTGCTGCGCTATTACAACCTGTCCCGTCAGGAGTTCATCCACACGTACAACATCCGGCCCCTGGTGTACGTCCCCGAGCTGCCGGCCGGAGCCAAGGCCATGTTCGTCATCATGTACACGCTGATCTTCATGCTGGCGCTGGTGGGAAACAGcctggtggtgtgtgtggtggtgagGAAGGGCTCAAGTCAGAGCGCCACCAACATCTTCATCTGCTCTCTGGCCATCAGTGACCTGCTCATCACCTTCTTCTGCATCCCCTTCACTCTCCTGCAGAACATCTCAGCTCAGTGGCTCGGAG gtgtgttggtgtgtaagACAGTTCCGTTTGTCCAGACCACAGCGATTGTGACGGGGATTCTCACTATGACGTGTATCGCAGTGGAGAGATATCAGGGTATCGTCCATCCACTCAAGATGAAGAGGCAGTACACACCACAGCGAGCCTACAGGATGCTGG GATTGGTTTGGCTGATCTCAGTCATGGTGGGGTCGCCCATGCTGTTCGTCCAGCAGTTAGAG gtgaaATACGACTTCCTGTATGAGAATCATCACGTGTGCTGTCAGGAGCTGTGGAGCTCAGAGCTTCAGAGGAAGTCTTATACCACCTTCATCATGGTGGCTTTGTTTGTGCTGCCTCTGGCCGCCATGTTGTTCCTCTACACACGCATCAGCATCGAGCTGTGGATCCGCAAGAGGGTGGGGGACGCCTTCGTCCTccacaccatcaaccacacccAGATCAACAAGATCTGCAG GAAGAAGAAGCGTGCGGTGAAGATGATGATCACCGTTGTGCTGCTGTTCACCATCTGCTGGGCTCCTTTCCACACCGTCCACATGCTGTTCGAGTACA ATAATCTGGAGCACAAGTATGACGAGGTGACCCTGAACATGATCTTGGCCGTGGTTCAGGCCATCGGTTTCTCCAACTCTTTCAACAACCCCATTGTTTACGCCTTCATGAACGAGAGCTTTAAGAAGAGCTGCGTCTCGGCTGTGTCCTCCATCCTGCGCAGGATGAGAGTGCACAACGTCAGAGTTCACTTCACCAAGCCTCGTCACGCCACCAGCGCTAACGCTAACACCAACAGCTTGGAACTCCATGACCAGACCAGTTGA